In Nonomuraea sp. NBC_00507, the following are encoded in one genomic region:
- a CDS encoding hemerythrin domain-containing protein has protein sequence MSEQQDVIAVLVVDHREVEELFSRLEHMVGRIDEKAETLAEQVVIELVRHSVAEEAYLYPAVREHVPGGDALADEEIAEHAAAERTMKQLEGLESSDTAFWPTLERLMDQIRHHVREQENDLFPRLRQACSEAQLLELGGQVTRAKKMAPLGRRSGAARNRDVP, from the coding sequence ATGAGCGAACAACAGGATGTGATCGCGGTCCTGGTCGTCGACCACCGCGAGGTCGAGGAGCTGTTCAGCCGGCTGGAGCATATGGTCGGCCGGATCGATGAGAAGGCCGAGACCCTGGCGGAGCAGGTGGTCATCGAACTGGTGCGCCACTCGGTGGCGGAGGAGGCGTACCTGTACCCGGCGGTGCGCGAACACGTCCCGGGCGGCGACGCGCTGGCGGATGAGGAGATCGCCGAGCACGCCGCCGCCGAGCGGACGATGAAGCAGCTGGAAGGGCTGGAGTCGTCCGACACGGCATTCTGGCCGACGCTGGAGCGGCTGATGGATCAGATCCGCCACCACGTGCGGGAGCAGGAGAACGACCTGTTCCCGCGGCTGCGGCAGGCCTGTTCCGAGGCCCAGCTCCTGGAACTGGGCGGCCAGGTGACGAGGGCCAAGAAGATGGCGCCGCTCGGCCGGCGGTCGGGAGCCGCGCGGAACAGGGATGTACCATGA
- a CDS encoding dsRBD fold-containing protein, with amino-acid sequence MADRQWSIQIDIAETGDLATAYVTLTSPADVRLTGCGEAHRNPADPPAPQIGEELAVGRALIDLTGKLLGVATKDVRENVRSAT; translated from the coding sequence ATGGCCGACAGACAATGGTCCATTCAGATCGACATCGCCGAGACCGGCGATCTTGCCACCGCGTACGTCACTTTGACCAGCCCAGCCGACGTGCGGTTGACCGGGTGCGGCGAAGCTCACCGCAATCCGGCTGACCCGCCCGCGCCGCAGATCGGTGAAGAGCTGGCCGTCGGCCGCGCACTGATCGATCTGACCGGCAAACTGCTGGGCGTGGCGACCAAGGACGTCCGCGAGAACGTCCGGTCGGCGACCTGA
- a CDS encoding heparinase II/III domain-containing protein, protein MTNTATGSAGRRTESGPAEDGAVGPLRAVWGAAMSPEALVRSLLPAEAALPVPPAGDAAWDQVRSSGTLAAVRERAEAELGTPWPQPLASQYARYFRDGNRTRYESQVFERQDRLTRAVLMATIGEAGGEAGRGQKWLDEAADGIVQLCEQSSWCWPAHEDTCRPRGTVLPDVATPCLDLGAADVAAQLAWADQALGDRLAERYPGLRERVRAEVRVRVLDPFVQRRDWHWLGLDGDVHNWCPWICGNVLVAALRLAEPGRERAGQVAWAVAGLDRYLAALPADGSVDEGYEYWWNGACRALEALDLLEHATSGRLDAADVPVVRKTVRFPHRMHLGGPWYLNLADARARPPADQPWQVLHRWARRLGEVDARRHAESQRTPGIPASAELGRALCELADDAWQHAERGEPPLVAGVWLPGTQVGLARTAGGTARGLALAVKGGHNGEHHNHNDVGSVVVAVDGVPVLVDAGRPTYTAQTFGPDRYAIWTMQSTWHNVPEVRGAAQGQGPGFRARDVQVVDEPGRFEVRLDLAAAYPLPELERWWRTASLDRRASRVTIGDSWSFTGDGDPSVLHFLLNGQVEQPSAGQVVVRPPGGARAVRVAWDPEVAAAVLTVRMLEDPMLSEVWGERLTRLELLLPGTARGAFEVRVEVGE, encoded by the coding sequence ATGACGAACACTGCAACCGGATCCGCGGGCCGGCGGACGGAGAGCGGACCGGCGGAAGACGGGGCGGTCGGTCCCCTGCGTGCCGTCTGGGGGGCCGCGATGTCGCCGGAGGCCCTGGTCCGCAGCCTGCTGCCGGCTGAGGCGGCGCTGCCGGTCCCTCCCGCGGGGGACGCCGCCTGGGATCAGGTCCGCAGCTCAGGCACGCTGGCCGCCGTACGGGAGCGGGCGGAGGCAGAGCTGGGCACACCCTGGCCGCAGCCACTGGCCTCGCAGTACGCGCGTTATTTCCGCGACGGCAACCGCACCCGCTACGAGAGCCAGGTGTTCGAGCGCCAGGACCGGCTGACCCGGGCGGTGCTCATGGCGACGATCGGTGAGGCGGGCGGTGAGGCGGGCCGCGGGCAGAAGTGGCTGGACGAGGCCGCCGACGGGATCGTGCAGTTGTGTGAGCAGAGCTCGTGGTGCTGGCCGGCGCACGAGGACACCTGCCGGCCCCGCGGCACGGTCCTCCCCGATGTGGCGACCCCCTGCCTCGACCTTGGCGCCGCCGACGTCGCCGCCCAGCTGGCGTGGGCCGACCAGGCTCTCGGCGACCGGCTGGCGGAGCGCTATCCCGGGCTGCGCGAACGCGTGCGGGCAGAGGTGCGCGTGCGGGTGCTCGACCCGTTCGTCCAGCGGCGCGACTGGCACTGGCTGGGCCTGGACGGCGATGTGCACAACTGGTGCCCGTGGATCTGCGGCAACGTGCTCGTCGCCGCGCTGCGCCTGGCCGAGCCGGGGCGGGAGCGGGCCGGCCAGGTCGCCTGGGCGGTGGCGGGCCTCGATCGTTACCTCGCGGCGCTGCCGGCCGACGGCTCCGTCGATGAGGGTTATGAATACTGGTGGAACGGGGCATGCCGGGCGCTCGAGGCACTCGACCTCCTGGAGCACGCCACGTCGGGGCGGCTCGACGCGGCGGACGTCCCGGTCGTGCGGAAGACGGTCCGGTTCCCGCACCGCATGCATCTGGGCGGGCCGTGGTATCTGAACCTCGCCGACGCGCGGGCTCGGCCGCCGGCCGACCAGCCGTGGCAGGTGCTGCACCGCTGGGCTCGCCGGCTCGGCGAAGTGGACGCCCGCCGGCACGCGGAGTCGCAGCGTACGCCGGGGATCCCCGCCTCCGCCGAGCTCGGGCGGGCGCTCTGCGAGCTGGCCGATGACGCGTGGCAGCACGCCGAGCGCGGCGAGCCGCCTCTCGTGGCCGGGGTCTGGCTGCCGGGGACGCAGGTCGGCCTCGCGCGTACGGCGGGCGGGACGGCGCGCGGTCTCGCGCTCGCGGTCAAGGGCGGGCACAACGGGGAGCACCACAACCACAACGACGTCGGGTCCGTGGTCGTCGCCGTGGACGGCGTTCCCGTGCTGGTCGACGCGGGGCGGCCGACGTACACGGCGCAGACGTTCGGGCCGGACCGTTATGCGATCTGGACGATGCAGAGCACCTGGCACAACGTTCCCGAGGTGCGGGGCGCGGCGCAGGGGCAAGGGCCTGGGTTCCGGGCCCGGGACGTGCAGGTGGTGGACGAGCCCGGCCGGTTCGAGGTGCGGCTGGACCTGGCCGCCGCCTACCCCCTGCCCGAGCTCGAGCGGTGGTGGCGGACGGCGTCGCTCGATCGGCGCGCGTCACGCGTGACGATCGGGGACTCCTGGAGCTTCACCGGGGACGGCGACCCGAGCGTGCTGCATTTCTTGCTGAACGGGCAGGTGGAGCAGCCGTCCGCCGGGCAGGTCGTCGTCCGGCCGCCGGGCGGCGCGCGGGCGGTGCGCGTCGCGTGGGACCCTGAGGTCGCGGCGGCCGTGCTCACCGTCCGCATGCTGGAGGACCCCATGCTCTCCGAGGTGTGGGGCGAGCGGCTGACCAGGCTGGAGCTGCTCTTGCCCGGCACGGCGCGGGGCGCTTTCGAGGTCCGCGTGGAGGTGGGGGAATGA
- a CDS encoding substrate-binding domain-containing protein: MTVSDSPGALPDERRAQMVDLLRRRGVVRVSELATELDVSAITIRRDIALLSSQGLIRRVRGGAVLHDGPVAETLAGVAETEESPASDAEAPQVTIGMVVPSLNYYWPDVIRGVREAAAAAGARVVLRGASYRATDERRHLSRLVEAVGVDGLLVAPTTTGDEGAELVRWLQDADMPMVLIERTAASGPYQEAMESVVSDHALGAGMAVRHLVELGHRRIGLITTMHSPTSPHVRRGWQQACEEFGLSRDDSLDVSTVDQSDPEWPRALESLIDRCVASGTTALLVHSDPEAIDLVERCQERGIRVPGDLAIVTYDDEVAELCDPPLTAVRPPKTAIGRAAFGLLAERLTDPERPTHRMVIEPRLIVRSSSAS, translated from the coding sequence ATGACCGTGTCCGATTCGCCGGGTGCGCTGCCGGACGAGCGCCGCGCCCAGATGGTGGATTTGCTGCGCCGGCGCGGCGTGGTACGCGTCAGCGAGCTGGCGACCGAGCTGGACGTCTCGGCCATCACGATCCGGCGCGACATCGCGCTGCTCTCGTCCCAGGGGCTCATCCGCCGGGTACGCGGCGGCGCCGTACTCCACGACGGGCCGGTGGCCGAGACGCTCGCCGGCGTCGCCGAGACGGAGGAGTCGCCGGCATCCGACGCGGAGGCACCGCAGGTCACGATCGGCATGGTGGTGCCGTCGTTGAACTATTACTGGCCCGACGTGATCCGCGGCGTCCGGGAGGCAGCAGCGGCGGCCGGCGCGCGGGTCGTCCTGCGTGGCGCCAGCTACCGGGCCACCGACGAGCGCCGCCACCTCTCCCGGCTGGTGGAGGCGGTGGGCGTGGACGGCCTCCTGGTCGCGCCCACCACGACCGGCGACGAAGGGGCGGAGCTGGTGCGCTGGCTGCAGGACGCCGACATGCCCATGGTGCTCATCGAGCGCACCGCCGCCTCCGGTCCCTACCAGGAGGCGATGGAGTCGGTGGTCAGCGATCACGCGCTGGGGGCCGGCATGGCCGTGCGGCATCTGGTCGAGCTGGGTCACCGGCGGATCGGACTGATTACCACCATGCATAGCCCGACGAGCCCGCACGTGCGGCGCGGCTGGCAGCAGGCATGCGAGGAGTTCGGCCTTTCACGGGACGACTCGCTGGACGTCAGCACGGTCGACCAGTCGGATCCCGAGTGGCCCAGGGCGCTGGAGAGCCTGATCGACCGATGCGTCGCCTCCGGGACGACGGCGCTGCTCGTCCACTCGGACCCGGAGGCGATCGACCTGGTAGAACGGTGCCAGGAGCGCGGCATCCGCGTGCCCGGCGATCTCGCCATCGTGACCTACGACGACGAGGTGGCCGAGTTGTGCGACCCGCCGTTGACCGCTGTCCGCCCGCCCAAGACGGCCATCGGTCGGGCGGCCTTCGGGCTGCTCGCCGAGCGCCTGACCGACCCGGAGCGCCCCACCCACCGCATGGTCATCGAGCCACGTCTGATCGTGCGCTCGTCCTCGGCGTCATGA